Proteins encoded together in one Synechococcus sp. BL107 window:
- a CDS encoding TIGR03643 family protein: MDNLQSSTIDRIIEMAWEDRTSFEAIQYQFGLSESDVIALMRKEMKSSSFRIWRKRVSGRKTKHAATNLSYRFKAHCHK; encoded by the coding sequence ATGGATAATCTGCAATCTTCAACTATTGATCGGATTATAGAAATGGCTTGGGAAGATCGCACATCGTTTGAGGCGATTCAGTATCAGTTTGGATTGTCTGAAAGCGATGTGATTGCGCTTATGCGAAAGGAGATGAAATCATCCTCTTTTCGTATTTGGCGAAAAAGAGTTTCTGGTCGTAAAACAAAGCATGCAGCGACCAATCTTTCCTATCGGTTTAAGGCTCACTGTCATAAGTAG
- a CDS encoding DUF6716 putative glycosyltransferase → MAPVAPKRLEGRKVAAVACFDSFGKLAMTLLAACRREGAETTLHLLELNNRALSRRQRLEIRRIDPRTRIEKHNWSDLHNLGSPMAGTVDALILGLDGRRSRDALLQLHGAWGHSTSRPRLISAYPGILFRFALEGMLDRSGADLLCLNSQQDLALYQKGCAALGLDSSNAVVTGLPILWRTHPRTEFPEKPSIVFFEQPSIPVHPLQRRFVCEQLGDLSAAWPNHSVIFKPRTSSIESTLHRRHGEMASVIDTMSHQHSNLKLSFKPATQLLRKCGCAITVSSTAALESMAMGISTRIVGDLGVTETLGNHFFADSGAIANFSAIRDNPFEVLHDNTWLQDQGWNPNGDSRFVEALVNRLQTAPTPLLTNDLGPISWGSEAWQRTALGNGGRRMLSSGGARSSQRKRHHTRRIIRTVRDSVVGFGWLSKLLRK, encoded by the coding sequence ATGGCGCCTGTCGCTCCTAAGCGCCTCGAAGGTCGCAAAGTCGCGGCGGTGGCATGTTTCGACTCATTCGGAAAGTTGGCGATGACGCTCCTCGCGGCCTGCCGCAGGGAGGGAGCCGAAACCACGCTGCATCTGCTGGAGCTCAACAATCGAGCTCTCTCCCGACGGCAACGGTTGGAAATCCGCCGAATCGACCCGCGAACACGCATCGAAAAACACAATTGGAGCGATCTGCATAACCTCGGCAGTCCGATGGCTGGCACCGTCGATGCCCTCATCCTTGGACTCGACGGTCGTCGCAGTCGCGATGCCCTATTACAACTCCATGGAGCCTGGGGCCACAGCACAAGCAGGCCACGCCTGATCAGTGCCTATCCAGGCATTCTCTTCCGCTTCGCCCTGGAGGGCATGCTGGATCGCTCCGGTGCTGATTTGTTGTGCCTCAATAGTCAGCAAGATCTCGCGCTTTATCAGAAAGGCTGCGCCGCGCTGGGACTCGATAGCAGCAATGCAGTTGTCACGGGACTACCCATCCTTTGGCGCACCCATCCCCGAACGGAATTCCCTGAGAAACCATCGATCGTCTTTTTTGAGCAGCCCTCTATCCCTGTTCATCCCCTTCAGCGCCGGTTTGTGTGTGAACAACTGGGGGATTTATCAGCAGCCTGGCCCAACCATTCAGTGATCTTCAAGCCGCGCACCTCCAGCATCGAGAGCACCCTCCACCGCCGCCACGGGGAGATGGCCAGCGTGATCGACACCATGTCGCATCAACACAGCAACCTGAAACTGAGCTTCAAGCCAGCCACGCAACTGTTACGCAAGTGTGGCTGCGCGATCACGGTGTCATCAACGGCTGCACTGGAGTCCATGGCCATGGGCATCAGTACACGGATCGTCGGTGATCTGGGAGTAACCGAAACCTTGGGGAACCACTTTTTTGCCGATTCCGGTGCGATCGCCAATTTTTCAGCCATTCGTGACAACCCCTTTGAGGTGTTGCACGACAACACCTGGCTGCAGGACCAGGGCTGGAACCCGAATGGAGACAGCCGCTTCGTTGAAGCGCTCGTCAACCGTCTCCAAACCGCACCGACTCCGCTGCTGACCAACGATCTAGGCCCCATCAGCTGGGGAAGCGAAGCTTGGCAACGCACGGCATTAGGCAATGGCGGCCGCAGGATGTTGAGCAGTGGAGGAGCGCGTTCCAGTCAACGAAAACGCCATCACACCCGTCGAATCATTCGAACGGTCCGGGACAGTGTTGTGGGTTTTGGTTGGTTGTCAAAACTTCTGCGCAAGTAA
- a CDS encoding DUF6716 putative glycosyltransferase, with amino-acid sequence MSIVLVGDGALEQYSCHRFADAWRQAGRSCLVVGPSMADDQPLPHRSCDLTLDPKELLGSTVLEHATAIGLFLRNPADIEAFTAGYRALRRSRGLWTAPIFSGPLMPLAGDELINAFLQRLSCDLMLVSGDDQLRQLRAMTSLWPAELTKPQLIATGFWFPAIPPTPPSQKPLLVALLQHEIPTHLGAKEQLIRLLKRWAREQTDWTVVLQPDHPWRSAPSLDKGHAKNPPNVVEAAPEQMLGLLSRCTACLSVSSPWSLAAMMWGRIPVVVGDYGIQAEQHTTNFFGCGAMHRLRDLGGLHKLQQLPLANQGWLEAMGGCIQDGPLRLLISLDSLSSGNTAP; translated from the coding sequence GTGAGCATCGTTCTGGTTGGCGACGGTGCACTGGAGCAGTACAGCTGCCATCGCTTTGCGGACGCCTGGCGCCAGGCGGGTCGGAGTTGCCTCGTTGTGGGCCCTTCCATGGCAGACGACCAGCCATTGCCTCATCGATCGTGTGATCTGACGCTTGATCCGAAGGAACTGCTTGGCAGCACGGTGTTGGAGCACGCCACTGCCATTGGATTATTTCTACGCAACCCCGCAGACATTGAAGCGTTTACGGCGGGATACAGAGCCCTTCGCCGAAGCCGTGGCCTCTGGACTGCCCCAATCTTCAGCGGCCCCCTGATGCCTCTTGCAGGGGACGAACTGATCAATGCTTTTCTGCAGCGCCTCAGTTGTGATCTGATGCTCGTCAGCGGCGACGATCAGTTGAGGCAGCTAAGGGCCATGACAAGCCTCTGGCCTGCTGAGCTAACAAAGCCACAACTCATCGCGACGGGCTTCTGGTTTCCGGCGATTCCCCCGACGCCGCCCAGCCAAAAACCATTGCTTGTGGCGCTTCTTCAACACGAGATACCAACGCACCTAGGCGCCAAAGAGCAATTGATTCGACTGTTGAAACGTTGGGCTCGTGAACAAACCGATTGGACGGTCGTGTTGCAACCAGATCATCCCTGGAGGTCGGCCCCGTCGTTAGACAAAGGCCACGCCAAGAACCCACCAAATGTGGTGGAGGCAGCACCGGAACAAATGCTCGGACTTCTGAGTCGGTGCACGGCTTGCCTATCGGTGAGTTCCCCCTGGAGCCTGGCAGCGATGATGTGGGGCCGAATACCAGTTGTGGTGGGGGATTACGGCATTCAAGCTGAGCAGCACACCACCAATTTCTTCGGCTGTGGCGCGATGCATCGTCTCCGCGACCTAGGGGGCCTGCACAAACTTCAGCAGCTTCCCTTGGCGAACCAAGGCTGGCTTGAGGCCATGGGGGGGTGCATTCAGGACGGTCCGCTTCGCCTTCTGATCTCCCTCGACAGCCTCAGCTCGGGGAACACAGCCCCATGA
- a CDS encoding N-acetylneuraminate synthase family protein, whose translation MKGILIERNFTQFVVFAEDSILSALSKITANQSRLIFVVSESGILQGVLTDGDFRRWIASCGEIDLNRPVTAAMNPSCRSALESSSTAELAALLNSRIIALPLLDSHGRIVAVARLGTGALQLGQHSIGEEHPSFVIAEIGNNHNGNIDIALQLIDAAHAAGADCAKFQMRDMGRLYSNSGKSSDMASDLGTQYTLDLLERFQLSDDELFRCFDYSASKGLVPLCTPWDETSLQKLNQWGMEGFKVASADFTNHALLTQLAATGKPLICSTGMASELEIRSGIRHLQKAGANYVLLHCNSTYPTPFKDVNLRYLERLRELADAPVGYSGHERGIEIPIAAAALGAVVIEKHITLDRGMEGNDHKVSLLPDEFNQMMLGIRRVEESMGQGGERSISQGEMMNREVLAKSLVASCDINAGTTITDAMVKIQSPGQGLQPNRLHELVGQKLPISKKKGDIFFPSDLETQAATPRAYSFGQPFGLPVRYHDISTFSKTSNLDLVEIHLSYKDLEVDLDVVIPERQPIGLVIHAPELFAGDHTLDLSTADDEYRQHSIRELQRVVDISKDLRKRFNCEEPVLLVTNVGGFSEHHHLDDQEKQPLRDRLIQSLDKISTSNEVEIIPQTMPPFPWHFGGQRYHNLFVDADFIQAFHNDTGMRVCLDVSHSKLACNHLDASFSEFLKKILPFTAHLHLADAQGVDGEGLQIKEGEIDWKELFNLMNIYCPNASFIPEIWQGHKNRGEGAWMALERLENFCSTTQNNASVA comes from the coding sequence GTGAAAGGCATCCTGATTGAACGCAATTTCACCCAGTTCGTTGTCTTTGCAGAAGACAGCATTCTCTCGGCGCTGAGCAAAATCACAGCCAACCAGTCCAGGCTGATTTTTGTGGTTTCCGAAAGCGGAATCCTTCAGGGTGTTCTCACCGACGGGGACTTTCGACGTTGGATCGCATCGTGCGGAGAGATCGATCTCAACCGTCCTGTGACTGCAGCCATGAACCCAAGCTGCCGGTCTGCTTTGGAGAGCAGCTCAACAGCTGAGCTGGCCGCACTGCTGAATTCCAGAATCATTGCGCTGCCATTACTGGACAGCCACGGACGCATCGTTGCTGTGGCGAGGCTTGGAACTGGCGCATTGCAGCTTGGACAACACTCCATTGGGGAAGAACATCCATCTTTTGTCATTGCCGAAATTGGCAACAATCACAACGGCAATATCGATATCGCCTTGCAACTGATTGACGCTGCGCATGCCGCCGGAGCGGATTGCGCGAAATTCCAGATGCGCGATATGGGACGGCTCTACAGCAATTCAGGCAAGAGCAGCGATATGGCGTCGGACCTGGGGACGCAATACACCCTTGATCTGCTCGAGCGCTTTCAGCTCAGCGATGACGAATTGTTCCGTTGTTTTGATTACTCAGCCAGTAAAGGGCTGGTCCCCCTGTGTACCCCATGGGATGAAACAAGTCTGCAGAAACTGAATCAGTGGGGAATGGAAGGCTTCAAAGTTGCATCTGCTGACTTTACAAATCACGCCTTACTGACACAACTTGCAGCGACTGGTAAGCCATTAATTTGCTCCACCGGAATGGCTTCGGAGCTAGAAATTCGTTCTGGAATTCGCCATCTTCAGAAAGCTGGTGCAAATTATGTTTTACTGCATTGCAACTCCACATATCCAACACCTTTTAAAGACGTCAATCTCCGCTATTTAGAACGCCTTCGTGAGCTAGCCGATGCACCTGTTGGCTATTCGGGGCATGAGCGGGGCATCGAAATCCCTATCGCCGCAGCAGCCCTTGGAGCCGTGGTGATTGAAAAGCACATCACCCTTGATCGAGGGATGGAAGGCAACGATCACAAGGTGAGCCTTCTCCCAGACGAATTCAACCAAATGATGCTCGGCATCCGTCGTGTTGAAGAATCAATGGGACAAGGGGGAGAGCGGAGTATCAGTCAAGGCGAAATGATGAATCGGGAAGTCCTCGCCAAAAGTCTTGTGGCGTCGTGCGACATCAATGCTGGAACAACGATCACCGACGCGATGGTGAAGATCCAGAGCCCGGGCCAAGGACTGCAACCCAATCGTCTTCATGAGTTAGTTGGCCAAAAGCTTCCGATCAGCAAAAAGAAGGGAGACATCTTCTTCCCCTCAGACCTTGAAACCCAAGCAGCCACACCACGTGCTTACAGCTTTGGCCAACCCTTCGGGCTGCCGGTTCGTTATCACGACATCAGTACATTTTCCAAAACAAGCAACCTCGATCTTGTTGAAATTCATCTGAGCTACAAAGACCTCGAAGTCGATCTTGATGTCGTGATTCCGGAGCGACAACCCATCGGGCTTGTTATTCACGCCCCTGAATTATTTGCAGGTGACCACACACTCGACCTATCGACTGCTGACGATGAATATCGCCAACATTCGATCCGAGAACTTCAGAGAGTGGTTGACATCTCAAAAGACCTACGTAAACGCTTTAACTGCGAAGAGCCAGTTCTTCTCGTCACTAATGTTGGTGGCTTCTCTGAGCACCATCATCTCGATGATCAGGAAAAACAACCCCTACGTGATCGACTGATTCAGAGCCTCGATAAAATATCGACATCTAATGAGGTGGAAATCATCCCCCAAACGATGCCACCATTCCCATGGCATTTCGGAGGGCAGCGTTATCACAATCTTTTTGTCGACGCCGATTTTATTCAAGCCTTTCATAACGACACCGGAATGCGGGTATGTCTTGACGTATCCCATTCAAAACTAGCTTGCAACCATTTGGATGCATCGTTCAGTGAATTCTTGAAAAAAATTCTCCCTTTCACTGCACATCTACATTTGGCAGATGCCCAAGGAGTGGATGGCGAAGGCCTTCAAATCAAAGAGGGAGAAATTGATTGGAAAGAACTATTCAATCTTATGAATATCTACTGCCCTAATGCTTCCTTTATACCTGAAATTTGGCAAGGTCATAAAAACCGTGGAGAAGGAGCATGGATGGCACTCGAGCGATTAGAAAACTTCTGCTCAACAACCCAAAATAATGCTTCTGTCGCGTGA
- a CDS encoding DUF1651 domain-containing protein yields MWKQTESSSKGANPQDGEGWLVNDQQGLVCEFSVDDPSIQDSWTTIRTFRWRKPDYPIPQSRRRLLRDGAIEEWKRMQAAGWRRCFPPVR; encoded by the coding sequence ATGTGGAAGCAAACTGAAAGTTCTAGCAAAGGAGCCAACCCTCAAGATGGTGAGGGTTGGCTCGTGAATGACCAGCAAGGGCTGGTCTGTGAGTTCAGCGTTGATGATCCGTCAATCCAAGATTCATGGACCACTATCCGAACCTTTCGCTGGAGAAAACCTGACTATCCCATTCCGCAGTCGCGTCGGCGCTTACTGAGAGATGGCGCCATTGAGGAGTGGAAAAGGATGCAAGCCGCAGGCTGGAGGCGATGCTTTCCCCCAGTACGTTGA
- a CDS encoding DUF6716 putative glycosyltransferase, with protein sequence MNRSLTLLLIADSDSQLLACEALCRCQTARQVEFTINVIPRDGTPQHILQRIANLGTLWRQNLAHLLNNPKLLQFDAVGVFLTGSKLNDIRIALERHPARPKLFCGFNGVVLEHFVEGISWRLGYDLICLSGPRDRDALNQLVAHTPFARQQTVLTGLQRNGTIETLTPAAQRPKRLVFAEQVVMPASARDRAEMVKILADLATRSPNWEVLIKPRIAPGDATFHDVDTHISITLRQTLGVPPANLKLDYRPLPDLLCKARLMATISSTAFFDALDFGCRPVCMNDLGLRASHGSHVFAGSGVWRSLRDVPGLDQLDQELQKPNPEWLDWMGYGERYGAEDLFDALEHLEPPATKGITHCGYPTNTQSSFNQLRVGAEAAICTADWRGAADLLSQAAQMRPQHRGVARRLAAVSCRNPLLRWGGLILTYRDLG encoded by the coding sequence ATGAACCGTTCGCTAACGCTGTTGCTCATCGCCGATAGCGACAGCCAACTCCTGGCCTGTGAAGCGCTCTGTCGATGCCAAACAGCACGGCAGGTGGAGTTCACCATCAACGTGATTCCCAGGGATGGCACGCCCCAACACATTCTTCAACGGATTGCCAACCTCGGAACGCTCTGGCGCCAAAACCTGGCGCACCTACTCAACAATCCAAAGCTTCTGCAGTTCGATGCCGTTGGTGTGTTCCTCACGGGGAGCAAGCTGAACGACATCCGTATTGCCCTCGAACGACACCCAGCACGACCCAAGCTGTTTTGTGGATTTAATGGCGTCGTGCTCGAGCACTTTGTGGAAGGCATCAGTTGGAGATTGGGCTACGACCTGATTTGCCTTAGTGGTCCGCGCGACCGCGATGCCCTCAACCAGCTGGTCGCCCATACCCCCTTCGCTCGCCAGCAAACGGTGCTGACCGGTCTCCAGCGCAATGGCACGATCGAGACGCTCACTCCGGCCGCACAACGACCCAAACGCCTGGTCTTTGCAGAGCAAGTCGTGATGCCCGCCTCCGCAAGAGATCGAGCAGAGATGGTGAAAATCTTGGCCGACTTGGCGACCCGTTCACCCAATTGGGAGGTATTAATCAAACCCAGAATTGCTCCTGGTGATGCGACCTTTCACGACGTGGACACCCACATCAGCATCACCCTGCGCCAAACCCTGGGAGTTCCGCCGGCCAACTTGAAGCTCGACTACCGCCCCTTACCGGACTTGCTATGCAAAGCACGGCTCATGGCAACGATTTCCTCGACGGCATTTTTTGATGCTCTGGATTTCGGATGTCGTCCTGTCTGCATGAACGATCTCGGACTCCGCGCCAGCCATGGCAGCCACGTGTTTGCCGGTAGTGGTGTTTGGCGTTCTCTGCGCGATGTTCCAGGCCTTGATCAACTGGATCAAGAGCTCCAAAAACCAAATCCTGAATGGCTGGATTGGATGGGGTACGGCGAACGCTATGGCGCTGAGGATTTATTCGATGCCCTAGAGCACCTAGAACCCCCAGCCACCAAGGGCATCACGCACTGTGGCTATCCAACCAATACCCAGTCCAGCTTCAATCAACTCAGGGTTGGCGCAGAAGCAGCGATTTGCACAGCGGATTGGCGGGGAGCCGCTGATCTCCTCTCTCAGGCCGCACAAATGCGCCCACAACACCGGGGAGTAGCCCGTCGACTGGCGGCCGTGTCGTGTCGAAACCCCTTACTGCGATGGGGTGGGCTGATCCTGACGTACCGAGATCTGGGGTAA
- a CDS encoding sulfotransferase family protein, with translation MAQPHHFIRIKTCKLLYGRVPKAANSSIKAALCRLLSERPPKGTKTTSDKFWQHETNNETELITLRKARKYRRSHFSFSFVRNPFDRLIAAYNNKVIEIEQPPLPMQHMGIHHNMSFESFLDVLIDTPIQRYDVHVLPQSHLLCLGRQVIPKFVGRVEQIDEHWDILRNILLREGIHVMESLPQKNVRRSEKNSLKEYFHNDSLVSKALQLYGDDVNLFYNDTSIDNLINNAPLPQITPLQSRSLKLSSWLQDHVFNR, from the coding sequence ATGGCACAACCACACCATTTCATCCGGATAAAAACATGCAAGCTGCTTTATGGCCGTGTTCCAAAAGCTGCCAACTCATCGATCAAAGCAGCTTTATGTCGACTTTTAAGTGAACGACCACCGAAAGGGACAAAAACCACATCAGACAAGTTTTGGCAGCATGAAACAAATAATGAGACCGAACTAATCACATTACGCAAAGCTCGAAAATATCGACGCAGCCACTTTAGCTTCAGTTTTGTGCGAAATCCATTTGATCGCCTTATCGCTGCTTACAACAATAAAGTTATCGAAATAGAACAGCCACCACTTCCTATGCAGCACATGGGAATTCATCACAATATGTCGTTTGAATCCTTTCTCGACGTCTTGATTGATACACCAATACAGCGTTATGACGTTCACGTGTTACCGCAAAGTCATTTGCTATGCCTAGGACGACAAGTTATTCCAAAATTCGTTGGACGAGTCGAACAAATTGATGAACATTGGGACATTCTACGAAATATTCTGTTACGAGAAGGCATTCATGTAATGGAATCATTGCCGCAGAAAAATGTACGCCGAAGCGAGAAAAACAGCTTAAAAGAATACTTCCACAATGACTCACTCGTCAGTAAAGCACTGCAGCTATATGGCGACGATGTTAACTTATTTTATAACGATACAAGTATTGACAACTTGATCAATAATGCGCCACTTCCACAAATCACACCGTTGCAATCTCGTTCCCTAAAACTATCAAGCTGGCTTCAAGATCATGTCTTCAACCGCTAG
- a CDS encoding prepilin-type N-terminal cleavage/methylation domain-containing protein: protein MSKSYSQRRLKPFHQSKNSKDSSGFSLVETVVVITVITIMSAISLPLLFGIQEAAADRLVRHSMIKAYKECKIGIIKGALTPTFTIMIGLHNTNGYYKFYQQYDYIPRKDGYIPPTTIGNCIGPLGAHRIGVRKIKGQGIGGELWLNLDTAEKKEKGNISWNN from the coding sequence ATTAGCAAGAGTTACTCACAAAGACGCCTCAAGCCATTTCACCAATCGAAAAACTCGAAGGACAGTAGTGGCTTCTCCTTAGTTGAAACAGTCGTCGTCATTACTGTGATTACGATTATGAGCGCAATTTCTTTACCTCTGCTTTTCGGAATTCAAGAGGCAGCAGCAGACCGACTTGTAAGGCATAGCATGATAAAAGCATACAAAGAGTGCAAGATTGGAATCATAAAAGGGGCCCTAACACCCACTTTTACTATAATGATTGGACTTCATAATACTAATGGATATTATAAATTTTACCAGCAGTACGACTACATTCCACGAAAAGATGGATACATCCCACCAACTACAATTGGCAACTGCATTGGCCCCCTCGGAGCCCACAGGATCGGAGTTCGAAAAATTAAGGGACAGGGCATCGGTGGTGAACTCTGGCTTAATTTAGATACAGCGGAAAAAAAAGAGAAGGGCAATATCTCATGGAATAACTAG
- a CDS encoding DUF2973 domain-containing protein, with product MLTFLFPIVFTAAFVFLLVQAFRMMTLGFSTNGSYSSSKRHDRTGLLTTHPEILDQNGDITSEDLLVVKFPEIGESEVAPA from the coding sequence ATGTTGACTTTCCTCTTCCCAATTGTTTTCACAGCAGCGTTTGTCTTCCTTCTAGTTCAGGCATTCCGAATGATGACCCTGGGCTTCAGCACGAATGGATCTTATTCATCATCAAAACGTCATGACCGTACCGGCTTGCTGACGACGCATCCTGAAATTCTCGACCAAAACGGAGACATCACGTCTGAGGATTTACTTGTTGTGAAATTTCCAGAGATCGGTGAGTCGGAAGTTGCGCCGGCTTGA
- a CDS encoding DEAD/DEAH box helicase, giving the protein MLNAEKPVSMGVVSMKDHSPIISNPRNDNNNTLTFEQLNLCAETVRSIREAGYLSPTPIQTLTIPEVLQGKDIMASAQTGTGKTAAFILPIIELLRVEDKPKRLQVHSLILTPTRELAAQVEANAKGYTKYLGIRSDAVFGGVSIRPQVKRLQGGVDILVATPGRLLDLINQKTIRFDNLKILVLDEADRMLDMGFIRDIKKVIEFLPKKRQNMMFSATFSAPIKKLALGLLNDPVEIKASVQNKAAPTIEHLVHPCDMARKVDLLCHLIKTNEWKQVLVFARTKHGADKVVKILCHQHIKASAIHGNKSQGARTRALEGFKNGDVKILVATDIAARGIDIHQLPYVINLDLPNVAEDYVHRIGRTGRAGENGHAISLVAAEEALLLKAIEKFIGNPLPKVAVVGFEQKILKAEPLKQGGQRQRRSSQSVRTGQKAKAKPGSSQQRKNDWRKSSNRSTQADRRTRQR; this is encoded by the coding sequence ATGCTGAACGCAGAAAAGCCAGTGTCGATGGGTGTAGTATCAATGAAGGATCATTCACCAATTATTTCAAATCCAAGGAACGACAACAACAACACATTGACCTTTGAGCAACTCAACCTTTGTGCTGAAACAGTCAGATCGATCAGAGAAGCAGGATATCTATCGCCAACACCAATTCAGACCCTAACGATACCGGAGGTATTGCAGGGCAAAGATATAATGGCATCAGCCCAAACTGGAACTGGAAAAACAGCGGCTTTTATTCTGCCAATCATAGAGTTACTTCGAGTAGAAGATAAGCCGAAACGGTTGCAAGTACATTCCCTTATTCTGACACCAACCAGAGAACTGGCAGCACAAGTTGAGGCCAACGCGAAGGGATACACGAAATATCTGGGCATACGATCTGATGCTGTTTTTGGTGGAGTTAGCATTCGTCCGCAAGTTAAACGACTGCAAGGTGGAGTCGATATTCTTGTGGCAACACCAGGCCGCTTACTCGATCTAATCAATCAAAAGACTATTCGATTCGACAATCTCAAGATTTTAGTTCTCGATGAAGCAGATCGGATGCTCGATATGGGTTTTATTCGAGATATCAAGAAGGTGATTGAATTCTTGCCCAAGAAGCGTCAAAATATGATGTTTTCGGCGACATTTAGTGCCCCAATCAAAAAACTTGCCCTCGGATTACTGAACGATCCCGTTGAAATCAAAGCCTCAGTTCAAAACAAAGCTGCTCCCACGATTGAACATCTTGTCCATCCTTGCGACATGGCTCGCAAAGTTGACCTGCTCTGCCATCTCATCAAAACAAACGAATGGAAGCAGGTGCTGGTTTTTGCACGGACAAAACATGGTGCCGATAAAGTTGTAAAAATTCTGTGCCATCAACACATAAAGGCATCAGCAATTCACGGAAATAAAAGCCAAGGAGCCAGAACAAGGGCACTCGAAGGATTCAAAAATGGAGACGTCAAAATATTAGTTGCCACAGATATTGCCGCACGAGGAATTGATATCCATCAACTGCCATATGTGATCAATCTTGATTTACCAAATGTCGCCGAAGATTATGTCCATCGCATTGGACGGACAGGACGGGCCGGTGAGAATGGACATGCCATCTCATTAGTTGCAGCAGAAGAAGCCCTATTACTCAAGGCGATTGAGAAATTTATCGGCAATCCACTCCCAAAAGTTGCTGTTGTTGGATTTGAACAAAAAATCTTAAAAGCTGAACCGCTGAAACAAGGCGGTCAACGGCAACGTCGATCTTCCCAATCAGTACGTACGGGTCAAAAGGCAAAAGCCAAACCTGGTTCCTCACAACAACGAAAAAATGATTGGAGAAAGTCATCGAATCGATCGACACAAGCAGACCGAAGAACACGTCAGCGCTGA
- a CDS encoding sulfotransferase: protein MSSTARQTSWLSDLRCYQAIQKSLAGQHDHIAKAYQHQWPNFIIIGSAKSATTTLATVLSQHPEIQISASMEPKFFGRNYRRGWEWYGQQFSSGEHCRLRGEASTMYTSSYRSYQHTPQLIRHHLGIIPLIYIVRHPLRRIESHWRHWRGRINDCPPFHQLLNSKALKQRVVEGSLYHKQLMRYRQWFPAKSIHCLSTEELTAHPIKSLNAILKFLGQPANGSALLFKGSLPLANPAGSKGRRDIEPPQWTAELKKRTLEIIQPDSEAFLKTLHWPNNTWQWD from the coding sequence ATGTCTTCAACCGCTAGGCAAACAAGCTGGCTTAGCGATTTACGTTGTTATCAAGCCATTCAAAAGAGTCTTGCTGGGCAGCATGACCACATCGCGAAAGCCTATCAACATCAGTGGCCTAACTTCATCATCATTGGATCAGCCAAGTCTGCCACCACCACACTGGCAACCGTACTCAGCCAGCACCCGGAGATCCAGATCAGTGCATCAATGGAGCCGAAGTTTTTTGGCCGAAATTACAGACGTGGCTGGGAATGGTATGGACAGCAATTCTCCAGCGGAGAACATTGCCGCCTGCGTGGGGAAGCAAGCACGATGTACACCTCCTCTTACCGCTCTTATCAACACACACCACAACTCATCCGCCACCATCTCGGAATCATTCCGCTGATTTATATCGTTCGTCACCCCTTGCGACGCATTGAATCGCATTGGCGACATTGGCGAGGGAGAATCAATGATTGCCCACCCTTTCATCAACTCCTGAACTCAAAAGCACTAAAACAACGAGTGGTGGAGGGATCTCTTTACCACAAGCAACTCATGCGTTATCGCCAGTGGTTTCCCGCCAAATCGATTCACTGCCTCTCGACAGAGGAACTCACCGCCCATCCCATCAAAAGCCTAAATGCAATTTTGAAATTTCTAGGCCAACCCGCCAACGGCTCGGCACTTCTTTTCAAGGGATCACTCCCTCTGGCGAATCCAGCAGGCTCAAAGGGACGACGCGATATTGAACCTCCGCAATGGACAGCCGAACTGAAGAAACGGACCCTCGAAATCATTCAGCCCGATAGCGAAGCGTTTCTAAAAACACTTCACTGGCCGAACAACACCTGGCAATGGGATTAA